A region from the Aegilops tauschii subsp. strangulata cultivar AL8/78 chromosome 5, Aet v6.0, whole genome shotgun sequence genome encodes:
- the LOC109773445 gene encoding uncharacterized protein, with amino-acid sequence MGGGRRCRKNSRRGSPPAAEIDVLLDDLLELVFLRLPSPANLVRAASTCKRWRRVIAGDGGGLLRRYGTLHGASDDVVGHYCVDDCDGYPYRRRPSLDPVFVPSPSSSSPWADTVAARNLALDFLPRGEFGDSRWELADIRGGLLLVFDRAVAPRLLICDPLRRCYREIPRSAWFHGCHLLGAFLLDGEDADAGISMSNFRVSCMLYCFRNRNGSVNARACAFSSAAGVWASAAGRSSMSISPDMELEPIHFAGSDDGSADWTVGDNILLSLDKDAAELTCFLVVDDEEYAALREKRHPTGYPYQMPWPPTIQACLS; translated from the exons ATGGGGGGCGGTCGCCGCTGCCGCAAGAATTCCCGGAGGGGATCCCCGCCGGCGGCCGAGATTGACGTCCTCCTGGACGATCTTCTCGAGCTGGTGTTCCTGCGCCTCCCCTCGCCTGCCAACCTCGTCCGCGCGGCGAGCACCTGCAAGCGCTGGCGCCGCGTAATCGCGGGCGACGGGGGCGGCCTCCTCCGCCGGTACGGCACTCTCCACGGCGCATCCGACGACGTTGTCGGCCACTACTGCGTGGACGACTGCGACGGGTACCCGTACCGGCGTCGGCCTAGCCTTGACCCCGTCTTtgtcccctccccctcctcctcttcgccgtGGGCCGACACCGTCGCCGCTCGGAATCTAGCGCTCGATTTCCTCCCGCGGGGGGAATTCGGAGATTCCCGCTGGGAACTCGCCGACATCCGGGGCGGCCTCCTGCTCGTCTTCGACAGGGCAGTGGCGCCACGCCTCCTCATCTGCGATCCCCTGAGGCGATGCTACAGGGAAATCCCTCGCTCGGCGTGGTTCCACGGCTGCCACCTGCTGGGTGCTTTCCTCCTCGACGGCGAGGACGCGGACGCGGGCATCAGCATGTCAAACTTCAGGGTGAGCTGCATGCTCTATTGCTTTCGGAACCGCAACGGATCTGTGAA TGCCAGGGCCTGTGCCTTCTCGTCCGCCGCCGGCGTCTGGGCCTCCGCCGCCGGACGTAGCAGCATGTCAATCAGCCCGGACATGGAGTTGGAACCCATCCATTTTGCAGGGAGCGACGACGGGTCCGCCGACTGGACGGTCGGAGACAACATTCTTCTTTCTCTGGACAAGGACGCCGCCGAGCTTACCTGTTTTCTCGTGGTGGACGACGAGGAGTACGCCGCGCTCCGGGAGAAGCGCCACCCCACGGGGTACCCGTACCAGATGCCGTGGCCACCTACGATCCAAGCTTGCTTGTCCTAG